A single Mangifera indica cultivar Alphonso chromosome 20, CATAS_Mindica_2.1, whole genome shotgun sequence DNA region contains:
- the LOC123203857 gene encoding protein CANDIDATE G-PROTEIN COUPLED RECEPTOR 2-like: MPINLEAIVNVTANATNISVVLPPTLEISSPTKIGDEDESNRQCHGVLYDVVLVVPAVLFVVYLAVHAKKNLRKLCNGSSYIMIAYYALLWLACLLNLAWCSLQAWQCSPGKEVAWNILSLFTTSAMLYLEICLVGFLLQESYSSGLETLSRTSIISGIIVGVDVLLKVIFVFGFGFPLFFDIESTHQMKWGLWIIQNLLLTAVYGFILFVHFPKWREKLPSRPAFYHYIIVMFAVSAVALSGCLLAGIGAAFGIWLYNLTVVCYHTLYLPFLFVTFLADFFQEEDFLLDSAYYSEMKDAGFFDADWE; this comes from the exons ATGCCGATCAATCTCGAAGCAATCGTCAACGTGACCGCCAATGCCACCAATATCTCCGTCGTGCTCCCGCCAACACTGGAAATTTCATCTCCTACGAAAATCGGCGATGAAGATGAGAGCAATCGGCAGTGCCACGGAGTCTTGTATGATGTCGTGTTGGTGGTGCCGGCAGTGCTTTTCGTTGTGTACCTGGCGGTTCACGCGAAGAAGAATCTGAGGAAACTGTGCAATGGAAGCTCGTATATTATGATTGCCTATTATGCCCTTCTTTGGCTCGCTTGTTTGCTCAACCTCGCTTGGTGCTCTCTTCAG GCTTGGCAATGCTCTCCTGGGAAGGAGGTTGCTTGGAATATCCTGTCGCTATTTACCACATCCGCAATGCTGTATTTAGAAATTTGTTTGGTGGGCTTTCTACTCCAGGAAAGTTATTCTAGTGGATTGGAAACTCTATCACGCACTTCCATAATATCAGGGATAATTGTTGGTGTGGATGTTCTTCTCAAG GTAATATTTGTTTTTGGATTTGGGTTCCCATTGTTCTTTGACATAGAGAGTACTCACCAGATGAAGTGGGGCTTGTGGATCATCCAAAACTTATTACTTACTGCAGTTTAtggcttcattttatttgtgcATTTTCCCAAGTGGAGAGAGAAGTTGCCTT CTAGACCAGCATTTTACCACTACATCATTGTGATGTTTGCCGTTAGCGCAGTTGCATTGTCTGGTTGTCTGCTTGCTGGAATTGGAGCTGCTTTTGGCATTTG gtTGTATAATCTCACGGTTGTCTGCTATCACACGCTTTATCTTCCTTTCTTGTTTGTGACTTTTTTGGCAGACTTCTTCCAG GAGGAAGATTTTCTCTTGGACAGTGCATATTACTCAGAAATGAAAGATGCCGGATTCTTTGATGCCGATTGGGAATAA